GATGCGATGCGGGCCGACCTTGTCGGCGTGAGCCTCGCGCTCGGGCCCAACGACGCCTGCTATATCCCGCTGGGTCATGGCGGCAGCGACATGTTCGCCGAGAAGCCACAGCAGATCGACAAGGCAGAGGCGCTGGCACTGCTGAAACCGCTGCTCGAAAGCGATGCGGTCCTCAAGGTCGGGCAGAACATCAAATACGACATCAACATCCTCGCGCGGAACGGTATCCACGTCGCGCCGATCGATGACACGATGATCGTCAGCTTCGATCTCGACGCAGGCCGTAGCGAAGAAGGCATCGGCGGCGGCCATGGCATGGACGAGCTCGCCACCCGCCACCTCGGCCACACCACGATGACCTACAAGGACATCTGCGGCACAGGCAAGAAGGCGATTCCCTTCGGCGAAGTACCTCTCGACCGTGCGACGCGCTATGCGGCGGAAGACGCCGATGTCACCTGGCGGCTGCACCGCCTGCTGCGCCCCCGTCTGTCCGAAGAAGGCGGCACGCGCATCTATGAGCGGGTCGACCGTCCGTTGATCCCGGTCGTGGCGCAGATGGAGCGCCATGGCATCAAGGTCGACCGCGAGCGACTTGCAGGTCTCTCGACCGAGTTCGCACGCGAGATCGGCGCGCTCGAGGGGCAGATCCACGGGCTCGCGGGCGAGGTCTTCACGATCGGCAGCCCCAAGCAGCTCGGCGACGTGCTGTTCGATCGCATGGGCTTCAAGGGCGGCAAGAAGGGCAAGAGCGGGCAGTATTCGACCGACCAGTCGGTGCTCGAAGCGCTGGCTGCCGAAGGCCTCGAAATGGCGACGCGGGTGCTCGAATGGCGCCAGCTCTCCAAGCTGCGCTCGACCTATACCGAGGCGCTGCAGGCGGCGATCAACCCGCAGACGCAGCGCGTCCACACCTCCTACTCGCTAGTCGGCGCGCAGACCGGCCGGCTGTCCTCGACCGAACCCAACCTGCAGAACATTCCGATCCGCACCGAGATCGGCCGCCAGATCCGCGACTGTTTCGTTGCGGAGCCGGGCAACGTGCTTATGTCCGCCGACTACAGCCAGATCGAGCTTCGCCTCGCTGCGCATATGGCCGATGTGCCTTCGCTGAAGGAGGCCTTCGCCAATAACGAGGACATCCACTCGCGCACGGCGACCGAGATGTTCGGCTCGGTCGACCGCGATACGCGCGGCCGCGCCAAGACGATCAACTTCGCCATCCTCTACGGCATCTCGCGATGGGGCCTCGGCCAGCGGCTCGGCGTGCCGGCGGACGAGGCGCAGTTCATGATCGACCGCTATTTCGAGCGCTTCCCCGGCATCCAGCGCTACATCGTCCACACGCTCGAAACGGTGCGCGAGCGCGGCTATTCGGAGACACTGTTCGGCCGCAAGACCTGGTTCCCGCGGATCAATTCCAAGCACCAGGCCGAGCGCCAGGGCAGCGAACGCGCCGCGATCAACGCGCCGATCCAGGGCACCAGCGCCGACATCATCAAGCGCGCCATGGCGCGGATGCAGCCCGCGCTGGCCGAGGCCGGGCTGCCCAACGTCCGCATGCTGCTGCAGGTCCACGACGAACTGGTGTTCGAAGCGCCCGAGGCCGATGCCGAAAAGGCTGCGCCGGTGATCCAGCGCGTCATGGCCGAGGCGGCGGCGCCCGCTGTCCACCTCGACGTGCCGCTTGGCGTCGAGATCGGCTTCGGCGCGAGCTGGGGGCGGCGCATTGATCCTGCCTTCGGGCGAGGTCCTGCTCCACTGGACGGCGCGCGCCACCGAGGCGGCGATCGCGCTGTCGATCACGATCGTCATCGCGCTCGCGCTGCATTTCGTGCTCTTCGCCGTGCTCGGCCGGATCACCCGGCTGTCGCAGCTCCAGACCGACGGTGTCGTGGTCGATCGCCTGCGCCAACCGATCCGCTGGTCGCTGATCGCGGTCGCCATCTCGCTGGTGGCCGAGACCCACCCGGCAGTCGCCGAGCTCTGGGACAGCGTCGCGCGCTTCGTCGTGCCGGCGCTGCTCGGCTGGGTGGCCTTTGCGCTAGTCAAGGCCTTCGCCGTCGCCATGGACAGCCGCGCCGAACTCTCGGCCGACGAGCTGGCCGCGCGCAGCCGGCGGACGCGGATCGCGATCCTCAGCCGAACGGCGGGCTTCGTCATCGTCTTCGTCACCGTGGCGCTGATGCTGCTGGGCATTCCCGGCGTGCGCAATGTCGGCGTGACCCTGATGGCCTCGGCGGGCCTTGCCGGCCTGGCCGTAGGCGCCGCGGCCCAGCCGGCGCTAAAGTCGCTGATCGCGGGCATCCAGATGGCGCTGACCGAGCCGATCCGTATCGGCGACCTCGTGGTAATGGAAGGCGAGAGCGGCCGGGTCGAGGACATCCGCATGACCTACGTGGTCATCCGCACGGCCGACGAGCGCCGGCTGATCGTGCCGACGGCGAAGTTCCTCGAGACCACCTTCCAGAACTGGACCCGCGTCGCTGGCGGGTTGACCGGAACGGTCGTGTTGCCGATCGTCCCGGGTCACGAGATCGCCCCGATCCGCGCAGCTTTCCAGACACTGATCAACCAGCAGCCCGATTGGGACAAGCGCACCGCCGCGCTGATCGTGTCCGAGGTGAAGATCGACGCCGTCGAGCTCAAGCTGCTGATGAGCGCGCCGGGCCCGACGGCGCTGGCTAACCTGCGCCTGGCCATGCGCGAGGCGATGGTCGAATGGCTGCGCACCGAAATGCCCGAGGCGCTGCGCAAGGAAATCTAGGCCAATCTGTGGAATAGTTTGCCAGTCGGAAAACTATGACCTAATAGTTCGCCATATGGCAAACAATATAGCATCGCTCGATTCGGCTTTTCATGCTCTCGCGGACCCTACGCGCAGGGCCGTGGTCAGCCGCCTCATCACGGGGCCGGCCTCGGTCACCGATCTGGCGCAGCCTTTCTCGATCGGCCTGCCGACCTTCCTCAAGCACCTCAAGGTTCTGGAGGACTCGGGCCTGATCGGCTCGGGCAAGACCGGGCGCGTCCGGACCTGCCATCTGAATCCGGCGCGGCTGACCGCGGCCGAGGCCTGGCTCGCCGAACAGCGCGCGATCTGGGAAGGCCGCGCCGACCGGCTGGCCGACTATGTCGAGAACTACATGCAGAAGGAGCAAGGACAATGAGCGCCGACCTAATGATCTCGCGCCTGATCAAGGCACCGCCTGCCGCCGTTTGGCAGGCCTGGAGCGATCCGCATCACTTCGCGCAATGGTGGATTCCGGAACCCTACGAATGCAAGGTCATCAAGCTCGACCTGCGCCCCGGCGGCGGTTTCGAGACGATGATGCGCGAGGGCGGCCTCGACAAGAATGGGGACGCGTTTCAGCCGCACGTCGAAGGTTGCTTCCTCGAGATCCAACCCGAACGGAAGCTGAGCTTTACCACCTCATTGGTGGAGGACTGGCGCCCGGGCGAACCCTGGCTGGCGCTGACGGCGCAGATAACCTTCACGCCCGAGGACGGCGGCACGCGCTACACCGCGCGGGTGCTGCACAGGAATGAGGCCGAGGCGCGCAAGCATGACGAGATGGGCTTCTACGACGGCTGGGGCACGGCGCTCGCGCAGCTGGCACGGTTGCTGGAGAAATAACAAAACGCCGCCCCGGGTCGAAACCCGGGACGGCACTTCTGCTTGCGTTGCTTCGCGTTACCCGTGCTTCCGCTCGCGCGTCGGCTCGAGCATGCCGGGGGCGATGAAGCCGATGGCCGGGACTTCCATGGCGCGCTTCTTCAGCTCGCCCTTCATCCGCTTGTACTCTTCCTCCATCTCGGCGGTCACCGTCGCGCGGCTGTCCTCGAGCGCGTCGGCGAAGTCGTCGGCGGTCACCTGGACGACCTCGGCCCCGCGCTTGCGGATGGCGATGAGGCCCGCGCGGCGAACCACGTCTTCGAGATCGGCGCCGGTGAAGCGCTCGGTCTCGCGGGCGATCACCGCCAGGTTCACATCCTCGGCCAACGGCATCTTCGCCGTGTGGATCTTGAGAATGTGCTCGCGGCCTTCCTCGCTCGGCGTGCCGACATAGACGAGCTCGTCGAAGCGGCCGGGCCGCAGCAGCGCCGGATCGACCAGCGCCGGGCGGTTGGTCGCACCGATCAGCACGACCGACTGCAGCTCCTCCATGCCGTCCATCTCGGCGAGGATGGTGTTGACCACCCGGCCGGTGACCTGCGGTTCGCCGCCGTTGCCGGAGCCGCGTGCGGGCACGAGGCTGTCGATCTCGTCGATGAAGATGACGCAAGGCGCCACCTGCCGCGCACGGGCGAAGAGCCGGGCGATCTGCTGCTCGCTCTCGCCGTACCACTTCGACAGCAGGTCGGACGACTTGATCGCGATGAAGTTGGCTTCCGCCTCCTTCGCCACGGCCTTGGCCAGCAGCGTCTTGCCCGTGCCTGGAGGCCCATAGAGCAGAAAGCCCTTGGCTGGCCGGATGCCCAGGCGGTGGAACGCCTCGGGACTCTTCAGCGGCAGCTCGACGCCTTCCTTTAGCTTGAGCTGGGCCTCGTCCAGGCCGCCGATATCGGACCAGCCGATGTTCGGCACCTGCACCATGACCTCGCGCATCGCCGAAGGCTGGACGCGCTTCAGCGCCGCGACGAAGTCCTCGCGCGTGACCGACAGGCTGTCGAGCACTTCGGGCGGAATCGTCTGCGCCTCGAGATCGAGCTTGGGCATGATCCGGCGCACGGCGTCGATCGCCGCCTCGCGGGTCAGCGCGGCGAGATCGGCACCGACGAAGCCGTGCGTCGTGCGCGCGAGTTCGGTCAGGTCGACGCCTTCGGCCAGCGGCATGCCGCGGGTGTGGATCGCCAGCACCTCGCGGCGGCCCTTCTCGTCGGGCACGCCGATGATGATCTCGCGGTCGAACCGGCCGGGCCGGCGCAGCGCCTCGTCGATCGCATCAGGCCGGTTGGTCGCGGCGATGACGACGATGTTGGAACGCGACTGCAGCCCGTCCATCAAGGTCAGCAGCTGTGCGACCAGGCGCTTCTCCGCCTCACCGTGCACCTGCTCGCGCTTGGGCGCGATCGGATCGATCTCGTCGATGAAGATGATCGAAGGGGAGGACTTGGCCGCCTCCTCGAACACTTCGCGCAGCGCCTTCTCGCTCTCGCCATAGCCCGAACCCATGATCTCGGGCCCGTTAATAGTGAAGAACGACGCCTCGCTCTCGTTCGCCACGGCGCGCGCGAGCATGGTCTTGCCGGTTCCTGGCGGGCCGTGCAGCAGCACGCCGCGCGGCGGATCGACACCCAGGCGGGTGAACAGCTCGGGATAGCGCAGCGGCAACTCGACCATCTCGCGCAGCTGGCGGATCGTGTCGCCCATGCCGCCGACGTCGTCGTAGTTGAGACCGGCGCGGCTCAGGCGCGCTTCCTCGAACTCCTCGCGCAGCTCGACCTCGGTGTTCTCGTCGATGTGGACGATGCCCTTGGGCGTGGTCGAGACGACGGTGAGGCGGATCTGGGTCAGCGCATAGGCCGGCGCATTGAACATGCGCTGGACCTGCGGCGGCATGTCGCGGACCTGCTGCTGGCCGGCGGTGGCGACGATGTCGCCCGCGATCAGCGGCCGTGCGAAGAAGTTGCGCTTGAGCGCCACGGAAGGACCCTGCAGGCGCATCTCGCGCTGCGCCGGAGCGAAGACGACGCGCTGCGCCGGACGCGATTCGGCCTTGCGGATGGTGACATGGTCGCCCGAGCCCACTTCGGCATTGGCCCGCTGCAGGCCGTCGAGGCGGATGACCTCGATGCCTTCGTCCTCGGCATAGGCGAGGACGGCGCGCGCGACGGTCACGCGCTTGCCGGTGATTTCGAGAACGTCGCCTTCGAGCGCGCCGAGCGCCGATAGCGCCGACTTGGGCAGACGGGCGATGCCGTGTCCGCTTTCTTCCTGGCGCGCAGCTGCGACCTGCAGCCGGACAGTCCGTTCTTCCACGTTCGTTGCCGTGTCGGCCATGTCAGATAGTCCCCAGATTTCGGTCCCTCGGAAGAGGTTAAAGCAAGCTAGGAACTGCGATGCACGATTGCAAAGGGGGTGTGCCGCGCAAGCCCGAAAAGGCGCCGGAAACCGAGGACAAAAAAAGACCCGGACGTTGCCGGCCGGGCCTTGGAAGTTTTGGGAGAGGATGCCTGAAAGGCAGGTTCTTTATGATTCGAATCCGATTTTTGTGCAAGTGCGAAATAGCTTTTTGAGCTTGCAAAAACTGCAATCTAGCTTGCGTGGAAATGCATAATGATGATTTTAAAAGATAAAAATGACCTCAATCGAGTATTTCTAACTGACATCATTGTTCAATCTGTGGATATGTGCTGCGGTGCGTCAGAAGGTGTGGCGCTGCAGCAAGTTTCGACGGAAATCCGCGTTTTATCGGGATCAGTGCGCCATCAGCAGCGCAGGGCGCGGACAGTCCTCGAGGAAATAGCGCGTGACGCCGCCGAACAAGAATTCGCGCATGCGGCTGCGGCCATAGGCACCCATGATCAAAAGCTCGCCGCCGACCTTCATCACCGCCGCAGCCAGAGTCTCTTCGGTCGAGCCCTTGCGGGTCAGCTGGTGCGGCTCGGCCTTGATCGAATGGCGCGCCAGGTAGCGCACGGCGTCGGCCGCGGGAAAGCCGCCGGGCTTCTCGCCGACGGTCAGCACGTTGACCGAGGCGCAGCGCGCGAGCAGCGGGATCGCGCCGCGTAGCGCCGCCGCCACCTCGTTGCCGCCGTCCCAGGCGACGCAGGCATTCGCGACAGGAGCGGGAAGGGCCTTGTCGTTGGGCAGGACCAGCACCGGGGTCCGCGTCGCCAGCACCACTTCGCCGGCGATCGCACTGGCACGCGAGAGGATGACCACATCGGCCAGCCGCGAGGCCACCGCCAGGGCTTCGACCGGTTCGTCCTCGCTGCGGATCACATCGTAGGGTAGGCCCGATTCCTGCAGTTGCACCCGCAGCCGC
The window above is part of the Novosphingobium sp. G106 genome. Proteins encoded here:
- a CDS encoding CDC48 family AAA ATPase, with protein sequence MADTATNVEERTVRLQVAAARQEESGHGIARLPKSALSALGALEGDVLEITGKRVTVARAVLAYAEDEGIEVIRLDGLQRANAEVGSGDHVTIRKAESRPAQRVVFAPAQREMRLQGPSVALKRNFFARPLIAGDIVATAGQQQVRDMPPQVQRMFNAPAYALTQIRLTVVSTTPKGIVHIDENTEVELREEFEEARLSRAGLNYDDVGGMGDTIRQLREMVELPLRYPELFTRLGVDPPRGVLLHGPPGTGKTMLARAVANESEASFFTINGPEIMGSGYGESEKALREVFEEAAKSSPSIIFIDEIDPIAPKREQVHGEAEKRLVAQLLTLMDGLQSRSNIVVIAATNRPDAIDEALRRPGRFDREIIIGVPDEKGRREVLAIHTRGMPLAEGVDLTELARTTHGFVGADLAALTREAAIDAVRRIMPKLDLEAQTIPPEVLDSLSVTREDFVAALKRVQPSAMREVMVQVPNIGWSDIGGLDEAQLKLKEGVELPLKSPEAFHRLGIRPAKGFLLYGPPGTGKTLLAKAVAKEAEANFIAIKSSDLLSKWYGESEQQIARLFARARQVAPCVIFIDEIDSLVPARGSGNGGEPQVTGRVVNTILAEMDGMEELQSVVLIGATNRPALVDPALLRPGRFDELVYVGTPSEEGREHILKIHTAKMPLAEDVNLAVIARETERFTGADLEDVVRRAGLIAIRKRGAEVVQVTADDFADALEDSRATVTAEMEEEYKRMKGELKKRAMEVPAIGFIAPGMLEPTRERKHG
- a CDS encoding universal stress protein, with product MRSILVYADRSAAMPARLETALALAKAGEGHITLLVDTPIGRYISMDPMGGSYVASDAMKQALADDDGQAARLRVQLQESGLPYDVIRSEDEPVEALAVASRLADVVILSRASAIAGEVVLATRTPVLVLPNDKALPAPVANACVAWDGGNEVAAALRGAIPLLARCASVNVLTVGEKPGGFPAADAVRYLARHSIKAEPHQLTRKGSTEETLAAAVMKVGGELLIMGAYGRSRMREFLFGGVTRYFLEDCPRPALLMAH
- a CDS encoding helix-turn-helix transcriptional regulator, whose amino-acid sequence is MANNIASLDSAFHALADPTRRAVVSRLITGPASVTDLAQPFSIGLPTFLKHLKVLEDSGLIGSGKTGRVRTCHLNPARLTAAEAWLAEQRAIWEGRADRLADYVENYMQKEQGQ
- a CDS encoding SRPBCC family protein, giving the protein MSADLMISRLIKAPPAAVWQAWSDPHHFAQWWIPEPYECKVIKLDLRPGGGFETMMREGGLDKNGDAFQPHVEGCFLEIQPERKLSFTTSLVEDWRPGEPWLALTAQITFTPEDGGTRYTARVLHRNEAEARKHDEMGFYDGWGTALAQLARLLEK